In the genome of Oncorhynchus mykiss isolate Arlee chromosome 18, USDA_OmykA_1.1, whole genome shotgun sequence, one region contains:
- the LOC110495944 gene encoding 1-acyl-sn-glycerol-3-phosphate acyltransferase gamma, with the protein MGLIAYIKSLFILQLLVGFVFVVSGLIINFIQLCTCALWPINKQLYRKINTRLSYSLWSQLVMLLEWWSSTECTIFTDQATVDKFGKEHVIIILNHNYEIDFLCGWTMCERYGVLGASKVLAKYELLKVPLIGWTWYFLEIVFCKRKWEEDRDTVFKGLTQLKDYPEFMWFLLYCEGTRFTPKKHEISMEVAESKGLPKLKYHLLPRTKGFTTTLSCLKGTVSAVYDVTLNFRDKKVPTLLGIVSGKKYMADMNITRYPVEEIPEDEKECATWLHKLYQRKDALQEHYEKEGSFPGPAIKPPRRLWTLLNFLFWATLLLTPLLNFACGVFVSGSPLLIVVFLIFCIIASIAVRRLISVSEVNKTGSTYGKMEGKKEN; encoded by the exons ATGGGGCTGATAGCGTACATCAAGAGCCTGTTCATCCTCCAGCTGCTCGTTGGCTTTGTGTTTGTGGTCAGCGGCCTCATCATCAACTTCATCCAGCTCTGCACCTGCGCCCTATGGCCCATCAACAAGCAGCTCTACAGGAAGATCAACACCCGCCTCTCCTACTCCCTCTGGAGCC agcTGGTGATGCTGCTGGAGTGGTGGTCAAGTACAGAATGCACCATATTCACAGACCAGGCCACGGTGGACAAATTTGGCAAGGAGCACGTCATCATCATCCTCAACCACAACTACGAGATCGACTTCCTCTGCGGCTGGACCATGTGTGAACGCTACGGCGTGCTTgga GCTTCAAAGGTCTTGGCCAAGTACGAACTGCTGAAGGTGCCTCTGATTGGCTGGACATGGTACTTCCTGGAGATTGTATTCTGTAAGAGGAagtgggaggaggacagagataCCGTGTTCAAAGGCCTGACCCAGCTGAAGGATTACCCTGAGTTTATGTGG ttCCTATTGTACTGTGAAGGCACCCGTTTCACACCGAAGAAGCATGAGATCAGTATGGAGGTAGCAGAGAGTAAAGGTCTACCAAAACTCAAATACCATCTACTGCCCAGAACCAAAGGCTTCACCACAACACTGAGCTGTCTCAAAGGCACAG TATCTGCTGTGTACGACGTGACACTAAATTTCAGAGACAAGAAGGTCCCAACACTGCTGGGAATCGTCAGTGGAAAGAAGTACATGGCAGATATGAATATCAC ACGGTACCCAGTGGAGGAAATCCCAGAGGACGAGAAGGAGTGTGCAACCTGGCTTCACAAGCTCTACCAGCGGAAG GATGCACTGCAGGAGCACTATGAGAAGGAGGGCAGTTTCCCCGGTCCCGCTATCAAGCCCCCCCGTCGGCTGTGGACGCTGCTCAACTTCCTCTTCTGGGCCACCCTGCTTCTTACCCCCCTCCTCAACTTCGCCTGTGGGGTGTTTGTCAGTGGCTCTCCCCTCCTTATCGTCGTCTTCTTGATCTTCTGCATTATCG CCTCCATAGCAGTGCGCCGCCTGATCAGTGTATCTGAGGTGAACAAAACCGGCTCTACTTACGGCAAAATGGAGGGCAAAAAGGAAAACTAG